In a genomic window of Pelotomaculum thermopropionicum SI:
- the ModE gene encoding N-terminal domain of molybdenum-binding protein, producing the protein MRLVCKIWLDNNGKAFGDGPYDLLLRVERTGSLSKAAAEIGMSYNKAWRLIRAMEDRLGFPLLESKAGGASGGGSELTAQACQLMRQYKAFKDEAESVLEELYAKHFGCK; encoded by the coding sequence GTGCGCCTGGTTTGTAAAATCTGGCTGGATAACAACGGGAAGGCTTTTGGCGACGGGCCCTACGACTTGTTGCTGCGGGTCGAGAGGACAGGCTCTTTGAGCAAGGCGGCTGCCGAAATAGGCATGTCCTACAACAAAGCCTGGCGCCTGATCCGTGCTATGGAAGACAGGCTGGGTTTTCCCCTGCTGGAAAGCAAAGCTGGCGGCGCTTCCGGCGGCGGGTCCGAGTTGACCGCCCAGGCCTGCCAGCTGATGCGGCAGTACAAGGCCTTTAAAGACGAAGCAGAAAGTGTTTTAGAGGAGCTTTACGCAAAGCATTTTGGCTGCAAATGA